The proteins below are encoded in one region of Sporosarcina sp. FSL K6-1508:
- a CDS encoding acyltransferase family protein codes for MNKMEDLKSPQKRYRPEIEGLRMITTLLIVIYHIWLGRVSGGIDVFFVLSGYLITMSLLSKIERTGTVQFGDFLVGLARRLFPQALLVIIVIGSLALLFLPQLEWSSIITHMTASTLYFENWRLALDAVDYLARDHAVSPFQHFWSLGVQVQFYVLWPILITSVYFLARKVLKTPVRKTFLMALFVVFICSISYSIYQTEVNQPWAYFDTFARMWEFSIGGMLALVLPYLLMNKWVNTVLGWLGLSIICLTGFLLPVSTGFPGYLALVPISGAILVLLASENSTKFGVDRLLSVKPLTFLGGLTYGIYLWHWPLLIFYKAIVDVETVPILAGSVMVMAAVLLSLLSTKLLEAPILKLDKKRMKGRLVTVLCGLLMVTGSSILAVTTYIEKVKADALVVSHDEKNFPGAKAIYENSEPPKGIAPIPASIDIQSDLPSFYENPNCFAKNSVNVKKCSYGVLTNPSYTVALVGGSHSGHWFPALEVLAEDLNFQIDVYNQDGCRFTNEDPEHHLTKACLNWNENLIEHLKEDPPDLVFTTSTLNKRKTIPKGYINQWKELEGITTVFAVRDNPRMKKKIPSCLEKKKNPLRCAIPRDKGVSKEVPWENTAGIPSNVIFADLTDYFCDQTTCFSVIGNIIVYRDNNHITATYAKTLALPLKEPLEQALESLEGF; via the coding sequence ATGAATAAAATGGAAGATTTAAAGAGCCCTCAAAAAAGATATCGCCCGGAGATTGAAGGGTTACGTATGATTACGACGTTGTTAATCGTGATTTATCATATTTGGCTGGGGAGAGTATCAGGAGGAATTGATGTATTCTTTGTTCTATCAGGCTATTTGATTACCATGTCTCTTCTATCAAAAATAGAGAGAACGGGAACCGTGCAATTTGGAGATTTTTTAGTGGGACTTGCGAGAAGGCTTTTTCCTCAAGCCTTATTGGTCATCATCGTGATTGGAAGCCTTGCATTGCTGTTTTTACCTCAGTTGGAATGGAGCTCAATCATTACACATATGACCGCGTCTACCCTCTACTTTGAAAACTGGCGATTGGCGTTGGATGCTGTTGACTATCTAGCGCGAGATCATGCGGTAAGTCCATTTCAACATTTTTGGTCGCTGGGTGTACAAGTGCAATTTTATGTCCTTTGGCCGATTTTAATCACTTCCGTGTATTTTTTAGCCCGGAAAGTCTTGAAGACACCGGTACGTAAAACTTTTCTAATGGCATTGTTTGTCGTCTTCATCTGTTCGATTAGTTATTCTATTTATCAAACAGAAGTGAATCAGCCTTGGGCGTATTTTGATACGTTTGCGCGCATGTGGGAATTTAGCATTGGCGGTATGCTAGCATTGGTTTTACCATACTTACTGATGAATAAATGGGTAAACACGGTGTTGGGATGGCTCGGGCTCTCCATCATTTGTTTAACAGGTTTCTTGCTTCCAGTATCAACGGGGTTCCCTGGTTATTTAGCACTTGTCCCGATTAGTGGAGCAATATTGGTGTTACTCGCTTCCGAAAATAGTACGAAATTTGGCGTGGACCGATTGTTAAGTGTTAAGCCATTGACGTTTTTAGGCGGTCTTACTTATGGGATCTATTTATGGCATTGGCCTCTTTTGATCTTTTATAAGGCCATTGTGGACGTAGAAACCGTTCCGATTCTTGCAGGGAGTGTCATGGTCATGGCGGCGGTTCTTTTATCGCTGCTCTCTACAAAGCTACTGGAAGCACCCATTCTGAAGTTGGATAAAAAAAGAATGAAGGGCAGACTTGTGACTGTCTTATGTGGCCTGTTGATGGTAACAGGAAGTTCAATACTAGCCGTTACAACGTATATTGAAAAAGTAAAGGCTGATGCGCTGGTCGTCAGTCATGATGAAAAAAACTTCCCGGGAGCGAAGGCTATCTATGAGAATAGCGAGCCCCCAAAAGGCATCGCTCCGATCCCGGCTTCCATCGATATTCAATCAGATCTTCCTTCCTTTTATGAGAATCCAAACTGCTTTGCGAAAAATAGTGTCAACGTGAAGAAATGTTCGTATGGGGTGTTAACGAATCCTAGCTATACGGTAGCGCTGGTCGGCGGGTCGCATTCGGGACATTGGTTTCCTGCATTGGAAGTTTTAGCGGAAGACTTGAACTTCCAGATTGACGTCTACAATCAAGATGGCTGCCGATTTACAAACGAAGATCCGGAACATCACTTAACCAAAGCTTGTTTAAATTGGAATGAGAATTTAATCGAACACTTAAAAGAAGATCCGCCAGACTTGGTTTTCACCACATCCACATTGAATAAGCGGAAGACCATCCCAAAAGGTTACATTAACCAGTGGAAAGAACTGGAGGGGATTACCACGGTATTCGCTGTACGTGATAACCCTCGTATGAAAAAGAAAATCCCTAGCTGTTTAGAAAAGAAGAAAAACCCGTTGAGATGTGCGATTCCAAGGGATAAGGGGGTTTCGAAGGAAGTGCCATGGGAGAATACCGCGGGCATTCCATCGAACGTGATATTCGCAGACCTCACGGATTATTTCTGTGATCAAACAACTTGCTTTTCCGTTATTGGGAATATCATCGTGTATCGTGACAATAACCATATCACGGCAACGTATGCAAAAACATTAGCCTTACCTTTAAAGGAACCTTTGGAGCAGGCGTTGGAGAGTTTGGAAGGGTTTTAA
- a CDS encoding S26 family signal peptidase, with product MSDFKRKLDQMMGDTSKQEKRIKQRVHERLWSPSKKFSWQVLFVTVALPVVALLLILTIDPTNYLSSDKGPGNPYDPLDDLAQISALQKKKQLSAVDYEEFAALPHFDQVDGLYYVDKETFSLKGNSEAMHTVIERKANLFDEVVYEAGDIVRTMTNTTSHLPTYMDAYYEVIAVPGDRVVLKNGQLKVNGKPLPSEIMDRYEKQGVTIAGGYDQLLNAREYLLLNHFPASKTVQGATITPVHKIYGQVVGVATEERTHSIYMDYLSGQLTGEYTPEQYFDLYLYDDLLGFDNLPEIPAFTQISRLGELFLESSYRKVAPVSENEVEIRYQYGREGVAEQAFTMNRDAGSERWVIQE from the coding sequence TTGAGCGATTTTAAACGTAAGCTTGATCAAATGATGGGCGATACATCGAAGCAGGAAAAACGGATAAAGCAGCGTGTGCATGAACGTTTATGGTCACCGTCAAAAAAGTTTTCTTGGCAAGTGCTGTTTGTCACGGTGGCGCTTCCTGTAGTAGCACTGCTTCTTATTCTCACAATTGACCCTACAAATTATCTTTCTTCAGATAAGGGGCCTGGTAATCCATATGATCCACTGGATGATTTGGCGCAAATCTCGGCACTGCAGAAGAAGAAACAACTGTCAGCCGTTGATTATGAGGAATTTGCGGCACTTCCGCATTTTGATCAAGTCGATGGTCTGTATTATGTGGATAAAGAAACGTTTTCATTAAAAGGGAATTCGGAAGCAATGCATACGGTCATTGAGCGCAAAGCGAATTTATTCGATGAGGTTGTCTATGAGGCGGGCGACATAGTACGCACGATGACAAATACGACAAGCCATTTACCGACATATATGGATGCCTATTACGAGGTGATTGCGGTCCCGGGAGATCGTGTCGTGCTGAAAAACGGCCAGCTGAAGGTAAACGGCAAACCATTGCCATCTGAAATTATGGATCGTTATGAAAAACAGGGAGTCACGATTGCAGGGGGTTACGACCAGCTGTTGAATGCGCGGGAATATTTATTATTGAACCATTTCCCGGCAAGTAAAACAGTGCAAGGGGCAACGATTACCCCTGTGCATAAAATTTATGGGCAAGTTGTAGGCGTAGCAACGGAAGAGCGTACCCATTCAATTTATATGGATTATTTATCCGGACAGCTTACTGGTGAATATACACCGGAGCAATATTTTGATTTGTATTTATATGACGATCTGTTGGGGTTCGACAATTTGCCGGAAATACCTGCGTTTACACAAATTAGCCGGTTGGGTGAACTGTTTTTAGAGTCATCTTATCGAAAAGTGGCTCCTGTTTCTGAGAATGAGGTTGAAATCCGCTACCAATATGGGCGAGAAGGAGTAGCGGAGCAGGCGTTTACTATGAACCGGGATGCAGGCTCAGAGCGTTGGGTCATTCAGGAATAG
- a CDS encoding sigma-70 family RNA polymerase sigma factor, with the protein MSTIDQIIDEHSRYLVRIAYLYVKNWSTAEDIVQEVFVTYFQKSDQFRNEASLKTYLTKITANRAKDYLRSWKHKKDVLFDTIFVSTKGAEEVVLEKERLATLEKNLFQLPLKYREPLILFYYDEQSIAEIANYLQLNENTVKTRLRRGKQQLKEFFEDEDGEVTSN; encoded by the coding sequence ATGAGTACTATTGATCAAATAATCGATGAGCATTCGCGTTATTTAGTGCGCATCGCTTATTTATATGTGAAGAATTGGTCGACTGCGGAGGATATTGTACAAGAAGTATTTGTTACGTACTTCCAAAAGAGTGACCAGTTTCGCAATGAGGCATCCTTGAAGACATATTTGACGAAAATAACAGCCAATCGTGCAAAAGATTATTTGCGCTCGTGGAAGCATAAAAAAGATGTGCTGTTCGATACAATTTTTGTTTCTACAAAGGGCGCGGAAGAAGTAGTGTTGGAGAAAGAGCGGCTGGCTACACTTGAAAAAAATCTTTTCCAGCTTCCGTTAAAATACCGAGAGCCTTTAATATTATTTTATTATGATGAACAATCTATAGCGGAAATAGCTAACTATCTACAGCTGAACGAAAATACAGTGAAAACACGGCTGCGAAGGGGAAAGCAGCAGCTAAAGGAATTTTTTGAGGATGAGGACGGGGAGGTAACGAGCAATTGA
- a CDS encoding polysaccharide deacetylase family protein — protein MRKISSNKLLLVCLIVFIISVGAIWILVESQGRVFAQEGDRFVTKRVFERVLTSQERQPIYMKGANLTQIGDLEADQPVAIIGEDEAYYELRLGNMAAFVRKGKATVEKKKLSTLVHTERLAAVHTLQKTAVYEDADLQSSVILELEEGYRYPVVREEEDWYILTIGERPGYISKQSVSLDAGLPVLVYHQVLPRESMRTMDSTISLEAFEQQMGYLADHHFETLTAHQLYDYLEGRLVVPSKAVLITFDDGLLSTKEYAYPILKQYELSALQHIISSRTGRAQGAQLFGAEGPLQFFTAADLEELVDVFQFEAHTYELHSLNEDSGVGVALDHSKEEILLDLQQNIEQVPEAVSLAYPYGHYNEDFIAAAKEAGLLIGFTTTEGYANRKTSNYEVCRYGITEKKSFEQFVAYVEGDMTWP, from the coding sequence ATGAGGAAAATTTCCAGCAATAAGCTGTTACTTGTGTGCTTGATTGTATTTATAATAAGTGTTGGTGCGATATGGATTTTGGTTGAATCGCAAGGAAGAGTGTTCGCGCAGGAAGGGGATCGGTTTGTCACAAAGCGGGTATTTGAGCGGGTGTTGACATCGCAGGAGCGTCAGCCGATTTATATGAAAGGGGCGAACTTGACGCAGATTGGCGATTTGGAGGCGGATCAGCCCGTTGCTATCATAGGTGAGGATGAGGCGTATTATGAGCTTCGATTGGGAAATATGGCTGCCTTTGTCCGTAAGGGGAAGGCGACGGTTGAAAAAAAGAAGCTTTCGACACTTGTACATACGGAGCGGTTGGCTGCTGTTCATACGCTACAAAAAACCGCGGTTTACGAGGATGCTGACTTGCAGAGCAGCGTTATACTGGAGTTGGAAGAAGGCTATCGCTATCCGGTTGTTCGGGAGGAAGAGGATTGGTATATCCTTACAATAGGAGAGCGGCCGGGATATATTTCTAAGCAGTCTGTTTCATTGGATGCGGGTCTACCGGTGCTTGTATATCATCAGGTTTTACCTCGCGAGTCGATGAGAACGATGGATAGTACGATTTCCTTGGAAGCGTTTGAGCAGCAGATGGGGTACTTGGCGGATCATCATTTCGAGACGCTGACGGCACATCAGCTGTATGATTATTTGGAAGGGCGCCTTGTTGTACCGAGCAAAGCAGTGCTCATTACATTCGATGACGGATTATTATCGACGAAGGAATATGCATATCCCATTTTAAAGCAATACGAGTTAAGTGCGCTTCAGCACATTATTTCCTCACGTACGGGTCGGGCACAGGGAGCCCAACTATTTGGTGCGGAAGGCCCGCTACAGTTTTTTACCGCTGCGGATTTAGAAGAGCTGGTGGATGTTTTCCAGTTCGAAGCACATACATATGAATTGCATTCACTTAATGAGGATTCGGGTGTAGGGGTGGCGTTAGATCATTCAAAAGAAGAAATTCTTTTGGATTTACAGCAAAATATAGAACAAGTGCCGGAAGCCGTCTCATTAGCCTATCCGTATGGGCATTATAATGAAGATTTCATCGCGGCGGCTAAAGAGGCAGGGTTGTTAATCGGCTTTACGACAACCGAGGGGTATGCAAATCGGAAGACTTCAAATTATGAAGTATGCCGATACGGAATAACAGAGAAAAAGTCATTTGAGCAATTTGTTGCGTATGTGGAGGGGGACATGACGTGGCCGTAG
- the dapA gene encoding 4-hydroxy-tetrahydrodipicolinate synthase — MNFGQVVTAMVTPFNEHGDIDFEATRNLIEHLIANGTDSLVVSGTTGESPTLTNTEKVQLFKFVVKVVNGRVPVIAGTGSNNTRESVELTMLAEDVGVDGVMLVVPYYNKPCQEGMFQHFQTIAAATSLPVMLYNVPGRTLVNIAVDTVVRLAAIPNIVAVKEASGNLDAIAEIIEQTPTGFSLYSGDDGLTIPVLSIGGVGVVSVASHIVGNEMQTMIQNFKMGNVKEAASDHRKLLPLMNALFAAPNPSPLKAALNLRGIQVGSVRLPMIPLNDEQLHSLQRTLSIYDDVKV; from the coding sequence ATGAATTTCGGACAAGTTGTAACAGCTATGGTGACTCCTTTTAATGAGCACGGGGATATTGATTTTGAAGCGACAAGGAACTTAATTGAGCATTTAATAGCCAACGGAACAGATAGTCTAGTCGTGTCAGGCACAACCGGAGAATCTCCGACGTTAACGAATACGGAAAAGGTACAATTGTTCAAGTTTGTGGTAAAAGTCGTCAATGGAAGAGTGCCCGTAATTGCCGGAACGGGCTCAAACAATACAAGAGAATCTGTTGAACTGACAATGTTAGCAGAAGATGTCGGTGTTGATGGCGTTATGCTCGTCGTTCCATATTATAATAAGCCGTGCCAAGAAGGGATGTTCCAACACTTTCAAACAATTGCGGCAGCCACTTCTTTACCAGTCATGTTATACAATGTGCCAGGACGAACGTTGGTCAATATTGCTGTCGATACAGTCGTACGCCTTGCTGCAATTCCTAATATCGTCGCGGTTAAAGAAGCGAGTGGAAATTTAGATGCAATAGCTGAAATTATTGAACAGACACCGACAGGATTTTCCTTGTACAGCGGCGACGATGGCTTAACAATCCCCGTCTTATCAATTGGTGGTGTTGGCGTTGTTTCCGTCGCATCTCATATTGTAGGCAATGAAATGCAAACAATGATCCAAAATTTCAAAATGGGCAACGTCAAAGAAGCGGCGTCAGATCACCGTAAACTGTTGCCACTGATGAATGCACTTTTTGCCGCTCCGAATCCGTCACCATTAAAAGCGGCATTGAACCTAAGAGGAATTCAAGTCGGCAGTGTTCGTTTGCCGATGATTCCCTTGAACGACGAACAGCTACATTCACTACAGCGTACGTTGTCAATCTATGATGATGTGAAAGTCTGA
- a CDS encoding S-layer homology domain-containing protein: MKKCRMFIAIMAAAVAISAIVLPMQAEAVVKGPFKDISKNSPYYEIIHEMRDRHIISGYENGEFRPNEVITRKHAAALVNRATKLPATKHFVPFKDVSTKNAFFNDVKKLQQAGIFEPDSKGNFYPNKPINRAEMAKVLTIAYDLKVKVELDFMDVPKDHPANKYIRALYSNGITTGDFGFYNPDKPITRAHYAVFLHRLLHMDDPIDPAAPAQRILGQFAGISAQELERNSGTMANTMLRMLAQKVTSHPSDYLITDVLENGWAEVNSYSAGHASGQMAKENILYLKRFAPKGSELEGILNKWLDGDFSQVKDDYFELRRIGDPEYGNCDICEDHSSIHIRTQRAEEHFVNTIYGEEGLQRHRLQWYKAG; encoded by the coding sequence ATGAAGAAGTGCAGAATGTTTATCGCAATCATGGCGGCAGCTGTTGCTATTTCTGCCATCGTTTTACCAATGCAGGCAGAAGCGGTAGTGAAGGGGCCGTTTAAGGACATATCCAAGAACAGCCCGTATTATGAGATCATCCATGAAATGCGGGACCGGCATATTATCAGTGGTTACGAAAATGGGGAATTTAGGCCGAATGAGGTCATCACAAGAAAACATGCGGCAGCCCTCGTCAACCGTGCGACAAAATTGCCAGCAACAAAGCATTTCGTTCCGTTCAAGGACGTATCCACGAAGAATGCCTTTTTCAATGACGTGAAGAAATTACAGCAAGCCGGTATTTTTGAACCTGATTCGAAGGGCAACTTCTACCCGAATAAACCGATTAACCGCGCAGAAATGGCAAAGGTACTAACGATCGCATATGATCTGAAAGTGAAAGTGGAACTGGATTTCATGGACGTGCCGAAAGACCATCCGGCAAACAAGTATATCCGAGCGTTATATTCGAATGGGATAACAACAGGGGATTTTGGGTTCTATAATCCGGACAAACCCATTACAAGAGCGCATTATGCCGTATTTCTACATCGATTGTTGCATATGGACGATCCCATCGATCCAGCGGCACCAGCACAACGGATCCTCGGGCAGTTTGCGGGCATTTCTGCGCAAGAGCTGGAGAGAAATTCCGGCACGATGGCCAATACGATGCTACGAATGCTTGCGCAAAAAGTGACGAGTCATCCATCCGATTATCTCATTACGGACGTGTTAGAGAATGGATGGGCGGAAGTGAATAGCTACTCCGCAGGCCATGCATCCGGACAAATGGCTAAGGAAAACATCCTCTATTTAAAAAGATTTGCTCCGAAGGGGTCTGAACTAGAAGGCATTTTGAATAAATGGTTGGATGGTGACTTTTCTCAAGTTAAAGATGACTATTTTGAATTGAGACGCATTGGAGACCCGGAATACGGGAATTGTGATATTTGTGAAGACCATTCTTCTATTCATATCAGGACCCAAAGAGCTGAAGAACATTTTGTGAACACCATCTATGGAGAAGAGGGATTACAACGGCATCGGTTGCAGTGGTATAAAGCGGGTTAA
- a CDS encoding universal stress protein encodes MRIAVAIDGSENALRAAKYAITLVQYLSETHLEVIYVSDYDKAKDERLLSQSPESLTLKREQKVHPVLKIAKDAGVKTKLITLKGNPSQEIIKYVNSEEIDQLVIGSRGLNTFQEMVLGSVSHKVMKHVDCPITIVK; translated from the coding sequence ATGAGGATTGCTGTAGCCATTGATGGGTCAGAAAACGCTTTACGTGCAGCAAAATATGCTATTACGCTTGTCCAATACCTATCCGAGACGCATTTAGAAGTTATTTATGTATCGGATTATGATAAGGCGAAAGATGAGCGACTGTTATCGCAAAGTCCAGAGAGCTTAACATTAAAACGAGAGCAAAAAGTGCATCCTGTTTTAAAAATAGCAAAAGACGCAGGAGTAAAGACGAAGCTTATCACGTTAAAAGGAAATCCGAGTCAAGAAATAATAAAGTATGTGAATTCTGAAGAAATTGACCAACTTGTCATCGGGAGCCGCGGCTTAAATACTTTTCAAGAAATGGTACTCGGTAGCGTTAGTCATAAAGTAATGAAGCATGTGGATTGTCCGATTACAATTGTTAAATAA
- a CDS encoding SulP family inorganic anion transporter produces the protein MYTLKQQWFGNVRADILAGIVVGLALIPEALAFAFIVGVDPRVALYASFTIAVIISFVGGRPGLISAATGAMALVLVSLMADHGLQYVLAATILTGIIQLILGGFGVANLMRFIPNSVMLGFVNALGIMIFITQMPYLLGSNSMTYLFAIVTLILVYAVPRFFTAIPAPLVAIVVMTCIALISGVKLQTIGDLGTMPNSLPVFFLPDIPLNFETLKIIFPYSLALSIVGLLESLLTSQVLDDLTDTSSNKNKEARGQGIANFITGFFGGMAGCALIGQSIINIKSGGRGRLSTLTAGVFLMFLIIVLGDVVIKIPMPVLVGVMIMVSITTFNWGSFKFLKQAPKSESLVMLITVAIILYTHNLAIGVVSGVILSALFFVAKISRVTVTHDLDGYQVKGPLFFASTTKFIQSFDNVSENEIVINFENSQLWDESAVGAIVKVKQKLEQKDVKVQIQGLNSSSEQLYKRLT, from the coding sequence ATGTATACTTTAAAACAACAATGGTTTGGGAATGTGCGTGCGGATATTTTAGCGGGTATTGTTGTAGGACTGGCACTCATTCCTGAAGCATTGGCTTTTGCGTTCATTGTGGGTGTAGACCCACGTGTCGCGTTATATGCTTCGTTTACAATTGCGGTCATTATTTCATTTGTAGGTGGGCGACCTGGTTTAATTTCAGCTGCGACAGGTGCGATGGCTTTAGTGCTCGTCAGCTTAATGGCGGATCATGGTCTACAATATGTCCTTGCAGCCACAATTTTAACAGGAATTATTCAATTAATACTCGGAGGATTTGGTGTTGCGAATTTAATGCGCTTCATCCCAAACTCCGTCATGCTTGGATTTGTGAATGCACTAGGGATTATGATTTTCATTACGCAAATGCCTTATTTACTGGGGTCAAACAGTATGACCTATCTATTTGCGATTGTTACATTAATTTTAGTGTACGCGGTTCCACGATTTTTCACGGCTATTCCTGCACCTCTTGTTGCGATTGTCGTTATGACTTGTATTGCACTCATAAGTGGTGTGAAGTTACAGACAATAGGTGATCTTGGAACAATGCCAAATTCATTACCGGTTTTTTTCCTTCCAGATATTCCACTTAACTTTGAAACGTTAAAAATCATATTCCCTTATTCTTTGGCTTTATCGATTGTTGGTTTATTGGAATCACTACTTACTTCCCAAGTATTGGATGATCTGACTGATACGTCGAGTAATAAAAATAAAGAAGCACGTGGCCAAGGGATCGCCAACTTTATTACTGGTTTTTTCGGTGGGATGGCCGGTTGTGCTTTGATTGGTCAATCAATCATCAATATTAAATCAGGTGGACGAGGACGCTTATCGACATTGACCGCGGGTGTATTTCTAATGTTTTTAATTATTGTTTTAGGTGATGTAGTTATCAAAATTCCAATGCCCGTTCTTGTCGGGGTGATGATTATGGTTAGTATTACAACATTTAATTGGGGTTCGTTTAAGTTTCTGAAACAAGCGCCTAAATCGGAATCACTTGTTATGCTCATTACAGTTGCGATTATTTTATATACACATAATTTAGCGATTGGTGTTGTTAGTGGTGTTATATTAAGTGCGCTATTCTTTGTTGCAAAAATTTCGCGTGTGACAGTGACGCATGATTTAGATGGGTATCAAGTAAAAGGTCCTTTGTTTTTTGCCTCAACTACAAAATTTATTCAGTCATTCGATAACGTTTCAGAAAATGAAATCGTCATTAATTTTGAAAATAGTCAGCTGTGGGATGAATCTGCGGTAGGTGCAATAGTTAAAGTGAAACAGAAGCTCGAGCAAAAAGATGTGAAGGTACAGATTCAAGGGTTGAATTCCTCAAGTGAACAATTGTACAAACGATTAACCTAA
- a CDS encoding recombinase family protein yields MKYGYIRPIVLDQHCAHQLNALFIDTLFKETHGLARKRTELEHLLMALKKDDELFVQNIVVLADSLQQLLDILRLAERDQIAIHFLDEQLTNQTIQKASLLQSAAFFADLQSKFLSQSSTFTLQAAKQQGKSIGRPRKPDDNLQLAFAMYDSKTYTLYDIKEATGISKSTLYRYLDDRSTLISDGKE; encoded by the coding sequence ATGAAATACGGATATATACGTCCGATAGTCTTGGATCAACATTGCGCCCACCAATTAAATGCACTTTTCATTGATACATTATTTAAAGAAACACATGGACTTGCCAGGAAAAGAACAGAGCTTGAACACTTATTAATGGCGCTCAAAAAAGATGATGAACTATTCGTCCAAAATATTGTAGTATTAGCTGATTCCCTGCAGCAGCTTTTAGATATTTTACGACTAGCAGAACGAGATCAAATCGCTATTCACTTCCTCGATGAACAATTAACCAATCAAACAATACAAAAAGCTTCACTACTTCAAAGTGCTGCTTTTTTTGCGGATTTACAATCTAAATTTCTAAGCCAATCTTCTACATTTACGCTACAAGCTGCTAAACAGCAAGGTAAATCGATTGGTCGTCCACGAAAACCAGATGATAATTTACAGTTGGCTTTTGCAATGTATGACAGTAAGACCTATACGTTATATGACATAAAAGAAGCGACTGGAATTAGTAAATCCACTTTATATCGTTATTTGGATGATCGCTCTACATTGATATCCGATGGGAAAGAGTAG
- a CDS encoding pyridoxamine kinase has translation MKKVAVIQDMSSFGKCSLTAVIPVLSVMGVQAVPLPTAILTAQTGYPSFYCEDLTSKMDCFVEEWRKLGATFDGIHTGFVTGKEQIDKIFQFLQVFHSSETKLLVDPVMGDSGEVYKMFTGELLDRMKDLVKCADIVTPNITECCLLTGVSYEKLQSYRNDSDYIKVLEEAGHQLQHVTGANVIITGLNPPSADANKRYIGNMYVDANHSYYRIRDYNGESYSGTGDLFASVIMGGMMRGQDLVESMKLAEAFLAAAIEATSKEQVPREAGVNYEQFLRMLL, from the coding sequence ATTAAAAAAGTTGCTGTAATTCAGGATATGTCATCCTTTGGGAAATGCTCTTTAACCGCTGTAATACCTGTGCTTTCAGTGATGGGTGTTCAGGCAGTGCCATTGCCAACTGCAATTTTAACCGCGCAGACTGGGTATCCAAGCTTTTATTGTGAGGATTTAACGTCAAAAATGGACTGTTTTGTAGAGGAATGGAGAAAACTTGGTGCAACCTTTGATGGCATTCATACAGGCTTTGTGACAGGAAAAGAGCAAATTGATAAGATATTTCAGTTTTTACAGGTGTTTCATTCTAGTGAAACGAAGCTACTTGTCGATCCTGTAATGGGCGATTCGGGCGAGGTATATAAAATGTTTACTGGCGAGTTGCTTGATCGTATGAAGGATTTAGTGAAGTGCGCAGACATTGTTACGCCAAATATTACAGAGTGTTGCTTGCTTACAGGGGTGTCGTATGAGAAGCTACAGAGCTATCGAAATGATTCAGATTATATTAAGGTGCTAGAGGAGGCGGGCCATCAGTTACAGCATGTAACAGGGGCGAACGTCATAATTACTGGGTTGAATCCGCCGTCAGCAGATGCGAACAAACGCTATATAGGCAATATGTATGTCGATGCAAATCATTCCTATTATCGTATCCGGGATTATAACGGCGAGAGCTATTCGGGAACGGGTGATTTGTTTGCATCAGTCATTATGGGTGGTATGATGCGGGGACAGGATTTAGTGGAGTCCATGAAGCTTGCGGAGGCATTTTTAGCCGCCGCGATTGAAGCTACGTCAAAGGAGCAAGTTCCGCGCGAGGCAGGCGTGAATTACGAACAATTTTTGCGCATGTTGCTTTAG
- a CDS encoding ECF transporter S component has translation MQNIQNQSYNNTRTKTFDLVLTAILATLVLVSTLFINIKLPIGQGGLIHLGTSMLFISAILFGPKKGALAGAIGMGLFDVLGGWLIWAPITIVARALQGFIVGKIAWSMGHRGDNLGFNILAAIVSMPVMLAVYYVGQGFMYNNWVAPLASIPGDIIQNVVGLFIAIPVCIVLKKTPYFRRNF, from the coding sequence ATGCAAAATATACAAAATCAATCCTATAACAATACGCGAACGAAAACATTTGATTTAGTCTTAACAGCGATTTTAGCAACGCTTGTTTTAGTTTCAACATTGTTTATTAATATTAAACTCCCGATCGGACAAGGCGGCCTGATCCATTTAGGGACATCCATGCTTTTCATCTCGGCAATTTTATTCGGCCCTAAAAAAGGGGCACTCGCCGGAGCAATCGGGATGGGCTTATTCGATGTCTTAGGTGGCTGGTTAATTTGGGCGCCCATTACAATCGTTGCCCGCGCATTACAAGGTTTCATCGTTGGAAAAATTGCTTGGTCGATGGGGCATCGGGGCGACAACCTTGGATTTAACATTTTAGCGGCAATTGTGTCTATGCCTGTGATGTTGGCGGTCTACTATGTTGGCCAAGGTTTCATGTACAATAACTGGGTAGCGCCATTGGCATCCATTCCAGGGGACATCATTCAAAATGTAGTCGGTTTATTCATCGCGATTCCTGTCTGTATCGTGCTGAAAAAAACACCGTACTTTCGAAGGAATTTTTAA